Proteins from one Thaumasiovibrio subtropicus genomic window:
- a CDS encoding glucose 1-dehydrogenase has protein sequence MKKVVIVTGGGRGIGAATAKRLAQQGYAVCVNYRYRHADAEGVAAAIREEGGEAFAFSADVANEHDVIQLFDATESRFGKVTHLVNNAGILFEQTSLKQISLQRFQQVMTNNVTSCFLCCREAANRMSRGGAIVNVSSAASRLGAPNEYVDYAASKGAMDSLTIGLAQELAPEGIRVNSVRPGLIYTEMHADGGEPNRVDRLASHLPLRRGGTPQEVANSIAWLLSEEASYVTGSFIDIAGGR, from the coding sequence ATGAAGAAAGTGGTGATAGTCACTGGTGGAGGGCGTGGTATCGGTGCGGCAACGGCAAAACGGCTTGCTCAACAGGGCTATGCTGTGTGTGTCAATTATCGGTATCGCCATGCGGATGCTGAAGGTGTCGCAGCGGCGATTCGAGAGGAAGGCGGAGAAGCGTTCGCGTTTTCTGCGGATGTGGCAAATGAACATGATGTTATCCAGCTGTTTGATGCCACTGAATCACGGTTTGGTAAAGTGACGCACTTGGTAAATAATGCGGGCATTTTATTTGAACAAACGAGTCTGAAGCAGATTTCGTTACAACGTTTTCAGCAAGTCATGACCAATAATGTCACTAGCTGCTTTTTATGCTGCCGTGAAGCGGCTAACCGCATGAGTAGAGGCGGGGCGATTGTCAACGTTTCTTCTGCCGCGTCACGATTAGGGGCGCCGAATGAATATGTGGATTATGCCGCATCAAAGGGAGCGATGGATAGTTTAACGATTGGCTTAGCGCAAGAGCTTGCCCCTGAGGGTATTCGGGTAAATAGCGTGAGGCCTGGGCTTATTTACACTGAGATGCATGCGGATGGCGGAGAGCCAAATCGGGTTGACCGCTTGGCCTCGCATTTACCCCTTCGTCGAGGAGGCACGCCGCAAGAAGTCGCAAATAGCATTGCTTGGTTACTCTCGGAAGAGGCGAGTTATGTGACGGGCTCTTTCATTGATATCGCTGGCGGACGCTAA
- a CDS encoding VC2046/SO_2500 family protein — MKVHNLDKAQLINEVQLGPRLNQSVTRGHRADFSLLLAMLSPDVREHEPLDKLDLPDNSEAALRAKFELAEQQSLVGDDLSYERGEHEANAFHEGGISAALLQHYAAPSALTHPPRDTYGYPEQVYHNFDGHLRRRLAESSPVEPNATPKKLLDALTLSKRARELNVQV, encoded by the coding sequence ATGAAAGTGCATAACCTCGACAAAGCACAGCTCATTAATGAGGTGCAGCTTGGGCCGCGTTTAAACCAATCGGTAACGCGGGGCCATCGCGCTGATTTTTCGCTGCTGCTGGCCATGTTATCCCCGGACGTGCGTGAACACGAGCCGCTGGATAAACTCGACTTGCCAGACAACTCCGAAGCCGCGTTGCGTGCGAAATTTGAGCTCGCTGAACAGCAATCTTTAGTTGGCGATGACCTCAGCTACGAGCGAGGTGAACACGAAGCCAATGCGTTTCACGAGGGAGGAATAAGCGCAGCCTTACTCCAGCATTACGCGGCCCCGTCAGCACTCACTCACCCACCACGAGATACGTACGGTTACCCTGAGCAGGTCTATCATAACTTCGATGGTCACCTTCGAAGGCGACTCGCTGAGTCTTCCCCAGTGGAGCCCAATGCAACACCGAAGAAACTCCTAGATGCATTGACGCTATCTAAGCGCGCTCGGGAACTCAATGTGCAAGTCTAA
- a CDS encoding HDOD domain-containing protein: MSASAMLSRVNELPKIPKVLQELVEMVNQEEVDLMQLSKKISMEQVVSARILRMSNSAHFGRSRTIASVDEAVIRLGVEPIRTLLVVSVLVSAFPKVKGLDMSVYWNDTFEIATIASNVAKKAGLDGNQAFTAGMLHNIGELMIHTLAEEEAMQIVQRVEKGEEKISAQSDVLGITAPELGAKLAVAWKFAPQLVDSIEHYLEPEKAEKDPKMATALHFAYEVNQKWDDFEDEDKTSFVDSNDDVRRLALSNDIVGVLDEARGQGRSMAEQIV, from the coding sequence ATGAGCGCGTCGGCGATGCTTTCTCGGGTCAATGAATTGCCCAAAATCCCTAAAGTACTGCAAGAATTGGTTGAGATGGTGAATCAGGAAGAAGTTGACTTGATGCAGCTATCAAAAAAAATCTCAATGGAGCAGGTAGTCAGTGCACGTATTTTGCGTATGTCTAACTCCGCACACTTTGGTCGTAGTCGTACGATTGCTTCTGTAGACGAAGCGGTGATCCGTTTGGGCGTTGAACCGATCAGAACACTACTCGTTGTTTCTGTACTCGTGAGTGCGTTTCCTAAAGTGAAAGGGCTCGATATGTCCGTTTACTGGAATGACACCTTTGAAATCGCAACGATCGCCAGTAACGTCGCGAAGAAAGCGGGTTTAGACGGCAATCAAGCGTTCACCGCTGGGATGCTACACAATATCGGCGAGCTCATGATTCATACCTTGGCAGAAGAAGAAGCGATGCAAATCGTGCAGCGTGTCGAGAAGGGCGAAGAAAAAATCTCGGCACAATCGGACGTTCTGGGTATTACCGCGCCAGAGTTAGGTGCGAAGCTGGCGGTCGCTTGGAAGTTTGCCCCGCAATTGGTAGACAGCATTGAGCATTATCTTGAGCCAGAAAAGGCTGAGAAAGATCCTAAGATGGCGACTGCACTGCATTTTGCTTATGAAGTGAATCAGAAATGGGATGATTTCGAAGACGAGGACAAAACGAGCTTTGTCGATAGTAATGATGATGTGCGTCGTTTAGCGTTGAGCAATGATATTGTTGGTGTCCTTGATGAAGCGCGTGGACAAGGTCGCAGTATGGCAGAGCAAATTGTCTAA
- a CDS encoding DUF1801 domain-containing protein, with protein MSAPTPAMPHAIAEHLLAYPASVLLRMHQLRALIYEVATSKHQQVNESLKWGEPSFHVNGGSPVRLGWKASTPEVCYVYFHCQTKLIATFRERFEEALVFSGNRAIVLSLDAPFPELTIRRCLEVAFEYKKRKALPLLGL; from the coding sequence GTGAGCGCTCCTACCCCTGCTATGCCTCACGCTATCGCAGAGCATTTACTTGCTTACCCCGCAAGTGTGCTGCTTCGTATGCATCAACTTCGCGCATTGATTTATGAGGTCGCCACGTCAAAGCATCAGCAAGTCAACGAGTCGTTAAAATGGGGTGAGCCTAGCTTTCATGTTAATGGAGGAAGTCCGGTCCGACTTGGCTGGAAGGCCAGTACTCCCGAGGTGTGCTATGTGTATTTTCATTGTCAAACCAAGCTCATCGCTACCTTTCGCGAACGATTTGAAGAGGCGCTGGTTTTTTCTGGCAATCGCGCAATTGTTCTCTCATTAGATGCCCCTTTCCCTGAACTGACGATCAGACGCTGCCTTGAAGTCGCTTTTGAGTACAAAAAAAGAAAGGCACTGCCTTTGCTCGGCCTATAA
- a CDS encoding LysE family translocator — protein sequence MEFQTVLLFILASLSINLIPGPDVVYIVSNTMRGDFKAGIKASLGLGAGYLVHTVAAVFGLSALIVSSAFAFSVIKYLGAAYLLYLGITALRNAIQGRSQFSITTHDDQKAQRVFRQGVIVSVLNPKVALFFLSFLPQFIDVTSGAATQELMMLGLLFSLLATGCNLTYALLGNLIFSSAKAKQLSGWIEGASGVLLIGLAGKIAFSRN from the coding sequence ATGGAATTTCAGACAGTGCTTCTTTTTATTCTCGCGTCGCTTTCAATCAATCTCATTCCGGGCCCAGATGTTGTCTACATCGTTTCAAATACAATGCGCGGTGACTTCAAAGCGGGTATCAAAGCCTCGCTTGGCTTGGGAGCTGGATATCTTGTTCATACGGTCGCGGCAGTGTTTGGGCTGTCAGCACTCATTGTCAGTTCAGCATTTGCGTTTAGCGTTATCAAATATCTCGGTGCGGCGTATCTGCTGTATTTAGGCATTACGGCATTGCGTAACGCGATTCAAGGCCGCAGTCAGTTTTCTATAACGACTCACGACGATCAAAAAGCGCAGCGTGTTTTTCGTCAAGGTGTGATAGTCAGCGTATTGAATCCAAAAGTTGCTCTGTTTTTTCTCTCCTTCTTGCCCCAGTTCATCGATGTGACATCGGGCGCTGCGACGCAAGAGCTTATGATGCTAGGTCTTCTTTTCAGTCTGCTTGCCACTGGTTGCAATCTCACTTATGCACTGTTAGGTAATTTGATATTTAGTAGTGCGAAAGCCAAACAATTATCTGGCTGGATTGAAGGTGCCTCAGGGGTGCTATTGATTGGATTAGCGGGAAAAATAGCTTTCAGCCGTAATTGA
- a CDS encoding YchE family NAAT transporter gives MQALEIAIFVQFFVGLIAAVNPIGIMPIFVSLTGHMSPADRNKTAYTASIAVAIILAVSLIAGQMLLDIFSISLDSFRVAGGILLLSIAFSMMSGKLGEDKQNKQEETESISREQVGVVPLAMPLMAGPGAISSTIVYGARHPGPISTLGLIATIVLFAVGCWLLYRSAPLIVRFLGQTGINVITRIMGLILAALGVEFIANGLRALFPGLAGV, from the coding sequence ATGCAAGCTTTAGAAATCGCGATATTCGTGCAATTTTTCGTTGGTTTAATTGCTGCGGTTAATCCGATAGGCATTATGCCAATCTTTGTTTCATTGACTGGGCATATGTCGCCCGCTGACCGAAACAAAACCGCTTACACAGCGAGCATCGCTGTGGCTATCATTCTAGCTGTTTCACTTATTGCTGGTCAGATGCTTTTAGACATCTTTAGCATCTCACTCGATTCATTTCGTGTTGCTGGCGGTATATTGCTGCTCAGTATCGCTTTTTCTATGATGAGCGGTAAACTTGGTGAAGATAAACAAAATAAGCAAGAAGAAACGGAGTCAATCAGCCGTGAACAAGTGGGCGTCGTACCGTTAGCCATGCCCTTGATGGCCGGGCCTGGTGCGATAAGTTCGACAATCGTTTACGGTGCGCGTCACCCAGGTCCCATCAGCACACTAGGCCTTATCGCAACCATTGTCCTATTTGCTGTTGGGTGTTGGTTGCTTTACCGCAGCGCACCACTGATCGTACGCTTTTTGGGACAGACGGGCATTAACGTTATCACCCGTATTATGGGCTTGATCCTCGCAGCACTGGGTGTTGAGTTCATCGCCAACGGTCTCAGGGCTTTGTTCCCCGGTCTCGCAGGTGTTTAA
- the adhE gene encoding bifunctional acetaldehyde-CoA/alcohol dehydrogenase — protein MPVTNVAELDAMIARVKKAQREFATYSQEQVDKIFRAASLAANNARIPLAQQAVEESGMGIVEDKVIKNHFASEFIYNKYKDEKTCGVLEENDEFGTITIAEPVGIICGIVPTTNPTSTAIFKSLISLKTRNGIIFSPHPRAKNSTNDAAKLVLDAAIEAGAPKDIIGWIDEPSVELSNALMKHEDINLILATGGPGMVKAAYSSGKPAIGVGAGNVPVVIDETADIKRAVASILMSKTFDNGVVCASEQAAIVVDSVYEEVKERFASHKAYVLSKAEADKVRKVLLIDGNLNAKIVGQPAAAIAEMAGVSVPTDTKVLVGEGLDKVSYDDAFAHEKLSPTLGLFRADDFEDAVAQAVTMVEIGGIGHTSGLYTDQDSNEDRIRYFGDKLKTARILVNIPTTHGGIGDLYNFNVAPSLTLGCGSWGGNSISENVGPKHLINKKTVAKRAENMLWHKLPKSVYFRRGSLPVALGDLEGKKRAFVVTDRFLFNNGYSDEVVALLKAQGMEVQTFFEVEADPTLSVVEKGAAAMQSFQPDVILALGGGSPMDAAKIMWVMYEHPNTHFEELAMRFMDIRKRIYKFPKMGQKAELVCITTTSGTGSEVTPFAVVTDDKTGAKYPLADYELTPQMAIVDANLVMNMPKSLTAFGGYDAVTHALEAYVSVLANEYSDGQALQALRMLKDYLPSSYANGAKDPIAREKVHNAATIAGIAFANAFLGVCHSMAHKIGAEFHLPHGMANAMLISNVVRYNANDNPTKQTAFSQYDRPQARRRYAEVADHLGLTKPGDRTSAKIEALLAWLEELKINLEIPTSIQAAGVPEADFLAKVDELSVEAFDDQCTGANPRYPLISELKEVLLSSYYGKPYVEGETVEGTSVIKKKADQKPAAKTKKAAAKA, from the coding sequence ATGCCTGTTACTAATGTGGCTGAATTGGATGCAATGATTGCACGCGTAAAGAAAGCGCAACGCGAATTTGCAACTTACTCGCAAGAGCAAGTTGACAAGATCTTCCGCGCCGCTTCTCTGGCTGCAAACAACGCCCGTATTCCTCTAGCACAGCAAGCTGTGGAAGAGTCAGGAATGGGTATTGTTGAAGATAAGGTAATCAAAAACCACTTCGCATCAGAATTTATCTACAACAAGTACAAGGACGAGAAAACCTGTGGTGTGCTTGAAGAGAACGACGAGTTCGGCACTATCACTATCGCAGAGCCAGTTGGTATCATCTGTGGTATCGTCCCAACAACCAACCCTACTTCTACCGCGATCTTCAAATCTCTTATCTCTCTGAAGACTCGTAACGGTATCATCTTCTCGCCACACCCACGTGCGAAAAACTCAACAAACGATGCTGCTAAACTCGTTCTAGATGCTGCTATTGAAGCAGGTGCACCAAAAGATATCATCGGTTGGATCGACGAGCCTTCAGTAGAGCTTTCAAACGCGCTAATGAAGCATGAAGACATTAACCTAATCTTGGCGACGGGTGGTCCTGGTATGGTTAAAGCGGCATACTCTTCTGGTAAGCCAGCTATCGGTGTAGGTGCAGGTAACGTACCTGTTGTTATCGATGAAACGGCTGATATCAAGCGTGCTGTTGCCTCTATCCTGATGTCTAAGACATTCGATAACGGTGTTGTTTGTGCTTCTGAGCAGGCTGCAATCGTTGTTGATTCTGTGTATGAGGAAGTAAAAGAGCGTTTTGCTTCTCACAAAGCCTATGTACTAAGCAAAGCAGAAGCTGACAAAGTACGTAAAGTACTCCTTATCGACGGTAACCTAAACGCGAAGATCGTAGGTCAGCCTGCAGCAGCTATCGCTGAAATGGCAGGCGTATCTGTACCAACTGACACCAAAGTACTTGTTGGTGAAGGTTTGGACAAAGTCTCTTACGACGATGCATTCGCACATGAGAAGCTGTCTCCAACATTGGGTCTATTCCGTGCTGACGATTTCGAAGATGCCGTTGCTCAAGCAGTAACCATGGTTGAAATCGGTGGTATCGGTCACACCTCTGGTCTATACACAGACCAAGATAGCAACGAAGATCGTATTCGCTACTTCGGTGACAAGCTAAAAACTGCTCGTATTCTTGTTAACATTCCTACGACTCACGGTGGTATCGGTGACCTATACAACTTTAACGTTGCACCGTCTCTAACCTTGGGTTGTGGTTCATGGGGTGGTAACTCTATCTCTGAGAACGTAGGTCCTAAGCACCTAATCAACAAGAAAACTGTAGCGAAGCGAGCTGAAAACATGCTGTGGCACAAACTTCCAAAATCTGTTTACTTCCGTCGTGGTAGCTTGCCAGTAGCACTGGGCGACCTAGAAGGTAAGAAACGTGCGTTCGTTGTCACTGACCGTTTCCTATTTAACAACGGTTACTCTGATGAAGTTGTTGCTTTGCTTAAAGCGCAAGGCATGGAAGTACAAACATTCTTCGAAGTAGAGGCGGATCCAACACTTTCTGTTGTTGAGAAAGGTGCTGCAGCAATGCAGAGCTTCCAGCCTGACGTAATCCTTGCTCTTGGTGGTGGTTCACCAATGGATGCTGCGAAAATCATGTGGGTAATGTACGAGCACCCGAATACACACTTCGAAGAGCTAGCAATGCGCTTCATGGATATTCGTAAGCGTATCTACAAGTTCCCTAAAATGGGCCAGAAAGCTGAGTTGGTATGTATCACTACCACTTCAGGTACAGGTTCAGAAGTGACGCCGTTTGCGGTTGTTACTGATGACAAGACGGGTGCTAAATACCCACTTGCTGACTACGAGCTAACGCCGCAAATGGCGATCGTTGATGCAAACTTAGTAATGAACATGCCTAAGTCTCTAACTGCGTTCGGTGGTTACGATGCCGTTACTCACGCACTAGAAGCTTACGTGTCAGTGCTTGCTAACGAATACTCTGATGGTCAAGCTTTACAAGCACTTCGCATGCTGAAAGATTACCTACCATCAAGCTATGCGAACGGTGCGAAAGACCCAATCGCTCGTGAGAAAGTCCACAACGCGGCAACGATTGCTGGTATTGCGTTTGCGAATGCCTTCCTAGGTGTTTGTCACTCAATGGCGCACAAGATCGGTGCTGAGTTCCACCTACCACACGGTATGGCGAACGCAATGCTTATCTCTAACGTTGTTCGTTACAACGCGAACGACAACCCGACTAAGCAAACAGCTTTCTCTCAGTATGACCGTCCTCAAGCGCGTCGTCGTTACGCAGAAGTTGCTGACCACCTAGGCCTAACTAAGCCGGGTGACCGCACTTCAGCTAAGATTGAAGCACTACTAGCATGGTTGGAAGAACTGAAGATTAACTTGGAAATCCCAACGTCTATCCAAGCAGCAGGTGTGCCAGAAGCTGACTTCCTAGCGAAAGTTGATGAGCTATCGGTAGAAGCGTTTGATGACCAGTGTACTGGTGCGAACCCTCGTTACCCACTAATCAGCGAGCTAAAAGAAGTTCTTCTATCTTCTTACTATGGTAAGCCATATGTTGAAGGTGAAACCGTTGAAGGTACTTCTGTGATTAAGAAGAAAGCTGACCAAAAGCCAGCAGCGAAAACCAAGAAAGCTGCAGCAAAAGCTTAA
- a CDS encoding SDR family oxidoreductase, translating to MKIEQTLVVVTEAGSPMGRAIALHFASLGATTVLIDCDQPMLNLTHRACESLNGSCIAFPISSREQGQVTNCFETIRNDFGPIKVLINCWRSSPLPSLFDHGGVATYCENMTDVVSGLFQFGHVAASQMAEHHQSGVIINVADNFQTSNQQPVSGTRALISSITQSWSKELSPYHIRVGGIVPSRQPQDCIDISHNELYSHVQYEMVRNAEYIVRNDTFTGRLIEAELAL from the coding sequence ATGAAAATCGAACAGACACTTGTCGTTGTTACCGAAGCAGGTAGTCCGATGGGACGGGCAATCGCTTTACATTTTGCTAGCTTAGGGGCCACGACCGTTCTTATAGACTGTGATCAGCCTATGTTGAACTTAACCCATCGCGCATGTGAAAGCCTCAATGGTAGTTGCATAGCTTTTCCCATTAGCAGCCGGGAGCAAGGCCAAGTTACCAACTGTTTCGAGACCATTCGCAACGACTTTGGCCCGATAAAGGTCCTCATCAATTGCTGGCGAAGTTCTCCCTTACCAAGCCTTTTTGATCATGGTGGCGTTGCAACGTATTGCGAAAACATGACCGATGTAGTGAGTGGACTTTTTCAGTTTGGTCATGTGGCGGCATCTCAAATGGCAGAGCACCATCAATCTGGCGTGATCATTAACGTAGCGGATAATTTTCAAACTTCCAATCAGCAACCGGTCAGTGGCACGAGGGCACTTATCTCTAGCATCACACAAAGTTGGTCAAAAGAGCTGTCTCCTTACCACATTCGAGTGGGAGGCATAGTGCCGAGCCGACAGCCTCAAGATTGTATCGACATTAGTCACAACGAACTCTATTCACATGTCCAATATGAAATGGTCCGAAATGCAGAGTACATCGTTCGTAATGACACCTTCACTGGGCGGTTAATCGAAGCCGAACTCGCGTTATAG
- a CDS encoding GNAT family N-acetyltransferase — MKIREMTQTDFQQFWPVFQEIIVAQETYAFDPEMKESTAQHLWRVSPLRSFVAEEDGTILGSYYLRANAAGPGDHVCNCGFMVSPSARGKGVARRLCTHAQQVAKAEGFVAMQFNSVVSTNQMAVNLWLSMGFSVIGRVPQAYRHATLGLVDSLIMHKFL; from the coding sequence ATGAAAATACGAGAAATGACCCAGACGGACTTTCAGCAATTTTGGCCCGTATTCCAAGAGATTATCGTAGCGCAAGAAACCTATGCCTTTGACCCAGAAATGAAGGAGAGTACAGCGCAGCATTTATGGCGAGTTTCGCCTTTGCGCAGTTTCGTTGCCGAAGAAGATGGGACAATTTTAGGTAGCTATTATCTGCGGGCCAATGCCGCGGGCCCCGGCGATCATGTTTGCAACTGCGGGTTTATGGTAAGTCCATCTGCTCGCGGTAAAGGTGTCGCTAGGCGGCTTTGTACACATGCACAGCAGGTTGCTAAAGCGGAGGGTTTTGTTGCAATGCAGTTTAACAGTGTTGTATCGACTAACCAGATGGCGGTGAACTTATGGTTAAGTATGGGGTTTAGCGTGATTGGTCGTGTGCCTCAGGCCTATCGCCATGCGACACTTGGTCTAGTTGATAGCTTAATTATGCACAAGTTTTTGTAA
- a CDS encoding MalY/PatB family protein has translation MTMIFPDRQGSDSEKWAKYSGKTYLSPQQENDSVLPLWVADSDFQSPPCIIKALHDRVEHGVYGYGREPEQLTQLLVQRFAEKYQWHIDPEAIVYLPGLVCGLNLAVQALTDSGDKVLCPSPIYPPFRSAIKMAKREPVFQQVHLHHTRWLPDMPTLNSGAKLAMICNPLNPGGTVFSHQELLKFDARAKTENWIVCSDEIHCDLILDETVSHIPYASLNEDAAQRSITLMAPSKTFNIAGLGCSMAIIPNPKLRQRFTRAMAGLIPHVNVLGFSAAIAAYSDGEPWLQSQLDFLRQQHERVYNAINNLPGLRMTRLQATYLAWIDASELPVNNPHDFFEQHGVGLSPGLQFGDRRFVRLNFACSEETLTEALDRIQRAVKTLE, from the coding sequence ATGACGATGATATTCCCCGATCGCCAAGGTTCTGACAGCGAAAAGTGGGCAAAATACAGCGGTAAAACTTATCTAAGCCCTCAGCAAGAAAATGATTCCGTGTTACCTCTCTGGGTCGCAGACAGTGACTTCCAATCCCCGCCGTGCATTATCAAGGCACTTCACGATCGCGTCGAACACGGTGTCTACGGATATGGGCGTGAGCCAGAGCAACTGACACAACTACTTGTTCAACGGTTTGCTGAAAAATATCAATGGCATATTGACCCCGAAGCCATTGTCTATCTGCCCGGGTTAGTCTGTGGTCTCAATCTCGCGGTACAAGCGCTGACCGACTCAGGCGATAAGGTGCTCTGTCCATCACCCATTTATCCTCCCTTTCGTTCTGCTATTAAAATGGCAAAACGAGAACCCGTGTTTCAACAAGTGCATCTGCACCACACGCGATGGCTCCCTGACATGCCAACACTTAACTCAGGGGCGAAATTGGCCATGATCTGCAACCCGTTAAACCCCGGGGGAACTGTATTTAGCCATCAAGAACTACTGAAATTTGATGCGCGAGCCAAAACAGAGAATTGGATTGTTTGCAGTGATGAAATCCATTGCGACCTAATCCTTGATGAAACAGTAAGCCATATTCCCTACGCCAGTCTTAATGAAGACGCCGCGCAGCGTTCTATTACACTAATGGCGCCATCGAAAACATTTAACATTGCGGGTCTGGGCTGTTCGATGGCAATCATTCCCAATCCGAAGTTACGTCAACGCTTCACGCGAGCCATGGCGGGGCTAATCCCTCACGTCAATGTCCTCGGCTTCAGCGCAGCTATCGCCGCCTACTCGGATGGAGAGCCTTGGCTACAATCCCAACTCGATTTCTTACGTCAGCAACATGAGCGCGTTTATAATGCCATCAACAACTTACCCGGTTTAAGGATGACACGCTTACAGGCAACCTATCTCGCTTGGATAGATGCCAGCGAACTGCCTGTCAACAATCCCCACGACTTCTTTGAGCAACACGGGGTCGGCTTGTCACCGGGATTACAATTTGGCGATCGTCGCTTTGTCCGCCTCAATTTTGCTTGTTCAGAAGAGACGCTCACGGAAGCGCTCGACCGCATCCAACGCGCGGTCAAAACCCTTGAGTAG
- a CDS encoding glutathione S-transferase family protein has translation MELYGRATSFNVQKVQWMLAELGLNFSHIEKGGRFGGLDEPEFAALNPMKKVPVLVDGEKVIWESHSIIRYLIAEYGDQEWYPSSAYSRSLYERWMDWSQVIFQPHFMAVFWGYYRMPPSNRDWPAIDAALARCNECLTQLEQQLARQPFLAGEMMTAADITVGAILYRLTEQGLSVPLPPNVRKWYNGIQQRDGYQRYIMSDFSELKHREDY, from the coding sequence ATGGAACTGTATGGACGAGCAACATCGTTTAATGTGCAAAAAGTGCAGTGGATGTTGGCTGAGCTGGGATTGAATTTTTCGCATATTGAAAAAGGAGGGCGCTTTGGCGGCTTAGATGAGCCTGAGTTTGCGGCTTTGAACCCCATGAAGAAAGTGCCAGTCCTTGTTGATGGTGAAAAGGTCATTTGGGAATCACACAGCATTATTCGTTACCTGATTGCGGAGTATGGTGACCAAGAGTGGTACCCGTCGTCGGCTTATTCGCGTTCGCTTTATGAACGATGGATGGATTGGTCGCAGGTGATTTTCCAGCCCCATTTTATGGCCGTGTTTTGGGGCTATTACCGCATGCCACCCTCAAATAGAGATTGGCCAGCTATCGACGCCGCACTTGCCCGATGCAATGAATGTTTAACGCAATTAGAGCAACAGCTAGCAAGGCAGCCATTTTTAGCGGGTGAAATGATGACGGCTGCAGATATCACTGTTGGCGCAATACTTTATCGATTGACAGAGCAAGGGTTGTCGGTGCCCTTACCGCCTAATGTGCGCAAGTGGTACAACGGCATACAGCAACGCGATGGTTATCAAAGGTACATCATGAGTGATTTTAGTGAGCTCAAACATCGTGAAGACTATTAG
- a CDS encoding alpha-L-glutamate ligase-like protein — MLSQFTSPFRLRTKGIMGMNQRNISYISRYNDRTKYPLVDDKLKTKVIAQKHGATVPELIGIVDNQAEVKRIHKMVEEWPGFVIKPAQGSGGKGILVITSHKDGVYTKPSGATIGKQDVERHITNTLAGLFSLGGKNDVAMVENLIEFDDVFDGFSYEGVPDVRIIVFKGYPVMAMMRLSTAASDGKANLHQGAVGVGIDIATGKAINAVQFNKPVTHHPDTGKDLRTLQVPHWERLLHLASSAWEMTGLGYMGTDMVLDKRRGPMVLELNARPGLAIQIANNTGLLPRLQLIERMGEQLEYPKPAERVAWSAKQFGTHE, encoded by the coding sequence CTGTTGTCTCAGTTCACTTCGCCATTTCGCCTTCGAACCAAAGGCATCATGGGGATGAATCAACGCAATATCAGCTACATCAGTCGTTATAACGACCGTACCAAGTACCCCTTGGTCGATGACAAGCTGAAGACGAAAGTCATCGCTCAAAAGCACGGCGCAACCGTGCCTGAGTTAATTGGCATTGTTGATAACCAAGCAGAAGTTAAACGCATTCACAAAATGGTCGAAGAATGGCCCGGGTTTGTGATAAAGCCTGCGCAAGGTTCGGGTGGTAAGGGCATTTTAGTCATTACATCTCACAAAGACGGTGTTTACACTAAGCCGTCGGGCGCAACGATTGGTAAGCAGGACGTTGAGCGCCACATCACCAATACGCTGGCAGGGCTCTTCTCTCTTGGCGGCAAAAATGATGTTGCCATGGTAGAAAACCTCATCGAGTTCGATGATGTCTTTGATGGATTTAGCTACGAAGGGGTACCTGATGTTCGCATCATCGTCTTCAAAGGCTACCCGGTAATGGCAATGATGCGTCTTTCTACCGCCGCTTCGGATGGGAAAGCGAATCTTCACCAAGGTGCCGTGGGTGTTGGTATCGATATCGCGACGGGTAAGGCCATTAACGCGGTGCAGTTTAACAAACCTGTGACCCATCATCCTGATACCGGGAAAGATCTTCGCACCCTGCAAGTGCCGCATTGGGAGCGCTTACTACATTTGGCTTCGAGCGCGTGGGAAATGACCGGGCTTGGCTACATGGGCACAGACATGGTACTGGACAAACGACGCGGCCCTATGGTGTTGGAACTCAACGCCCGCCCGGGTCTCGCCATTCAGATTGCCAACAATACCGGCTTATTACCTAGACTCCAGCTCATTGAGCGAATGGGTGAACAACTTGAGTACCCCAAACCGGCAGAACGCGTTGCTTGGTCCGCGAAACAGTTCGGTACGCACGAGTGA